GAGTAGCGGGACGCGAGCGCCCGAAAATCGGCGGTCGTGACGCATCCGTAGCGAAACGCATCCGTCCAGTCGTGCAGCAGCCGGAAGAACGCGTCGTCGCCGATTCGCAGCCGCAGCGCGTGCAGTGTCAAGGCGCCGCGTTTGTAGACGCGATCGTCGAACATGGCGCCGGGCCCCGGGTCGGCGATCGAGAGGTTCGCACGCAGTTCGGCGAGCTGCGCGTGGTGAAGACGGGCGCAGGCATCCGCACTGGACGAGCCGGAGCGCTCCGACCACAACCATTCCGCGTAGCAGGCGAATCCCTCGTTGAGCCAGATGTGCCGCCAGGCGGCGATGCCGACGCTGTTTCCGAACCACTGGTGAGCGAGTTCGTGCGCGATCAACCGGTCGGATCCGCCGTTACCGTCGGCGTGGTTCGCACCGAAGACCGCCATGCCCTGTGCTTCCAGCGGGATCTCCAGGTCGTCGGCTGTCACGACCACGCCGTAGCCGTCGAACGGGTACGGACCGAACGATTCCTGGAACAGGGCCATCATGCGGTCGAGGTGTCTGAAGTCACGGTGCACCCGGTGCTCGATCGCCAGCGGGTACGCGAACAACCCGCGTACTCCGTTCAGGTCGGGGTGCGCCCGCTTGTATTGGCCGATCTGCACGGTCGCCAAATAGGTCGCAGTCGGCTGCGCCTGCTCGTACACCCAGACGCCCTTGCCGTGCGCGACCCGGTGGTCTCGGAGCCTGCCATTGCAGATCACCGTGTACTGCTGCTCCGTCGAAACGCGGATGCGGTAGGTCGCCTTCGACGCCGGGTGGTCGTTGCACGGGAACCAGGTGGACGCCCCGGACGGCTGGGCGGCGACGATCACGCCGTCTGTCAGTTCCTCCCAGCCGACGGCGCCCCACGGGCTGCGCCGGGGAGCGGGCGCCCCGCCGTAGCTGACGATGACGGTGAACACCGACCCCGCCGCGACAACCGACGCCGGCGTGACAACCAGCTTGTAGCCGGGATGCGAGATCTTGGCAGCGGGAACGCCGTTGACGCTCACCTTGACCGCTCGCAGCTTTGCCAAGTCGAAACTGAACCGATGCAACGGCTCGGTTGCGACCGCCTGAATCTTCGCCGTGGCATCCAGCCGGTTTCTGACCACGCGATAGTCGAGGTCGAGGTCGTACGACGCGACAATGTATCCGCCATTGCCGAGGCCGGGCAGGTAGGTATCCCCCGCACTGTTGGCACCCGCTTGGACCGTGCTCATCACTGGACCGTGCTCATCATTGGACTGTGCTCATCACTGGACCGTGCTCATCACTGGACCGTGCTCATCGTTTGCTGCTCATCACTTGGTCGACGTGTGATAGTCGGCGGTCGTCACTTCACGCCACGGCCCGATGGGGTTGCCGCTCCAGCGACTGAACGCTGGCACATATTCGCCGCGCAACACGAGCGACGCCGGCCCGACGCT
The Rathayibacter sp. SW19 DNA segment above includes these coding regions:
- a CDS encoding M1 family metallopeptidase gives rise to the protein MSTVQAGANSAGDTYLPGLGNGGYIVASYDLDLDYRVVRNRLDATAKIQAVATEPLHRFSFDLAKLRAVKVSVNGVPAAKISHPGYKLVVTPASVVAAGSVFTVIVSYGGAPAPRRSPWGAVGWEELTDGVIVAAQPSGASTWFPCNDHPASKATYRIRVSTEQQYTVICNGRLRDHRVAHGKGVWVYEQAQPTATYLATVQIGQYKRAHPDLNGVRGLFAYPLAIEHRVHRDFRHLDRMMALFQESFGPYPFDGYGVVVTADDLEIPLEAQGMAVFGANHADGNGGSDRLIAHELAHQWFGNSVGIAAWRHIWLNEGFACYAEWLWSERSGSSSADACARLHHAQLAELRANLSIADPGPGAMFDDRVYKRGALTLHALRLRIGDDAFFRLLHDWTDAFRYGCVTTADFRALASRYSDAPLDDFFDRWLVDHALPALPPPR